A genomic stretch from Desulfatiglans anilini DSM 4660 includes:
- a CDS encoding metallophosphoesterase family protein, protein MKIGVIADTHLKRPDAFLRRAVEEHFDGADLILHAGDICTLEVLEAFGRRPFKAVAGNRDDRTVKARLPQRLLIEAEGLRIGLIHGWGAPWGIVGRLQGAFEGADAVVFGHTHRVLNEMENGVLYFNPGSFKGGWIAGGVRSLGILEAGDGIRGRIIRLESR, encoded by the coding sequence GTGAAGATCGGGGTTATTGCCGACACTCACCTGAAGCGGCCCGACGCCTTCCTGCGGCGCGCGGTCGAAGAGCATTTCGACGGGGCCGACCTGATCCTGCACGCTGGAGACATCTGCACCCTGGAGGTCCTGGAGGCCTTCGGGCGGAGGCCCTTCAAGGCGGTCGCGGGGAATCGCGACGACCGCACGGTCAAGGCGCGGCTGCCCCAAAGGCTGCTAATCGAGGCCGAGGGGCTGCGGATCGGCCTCATCCATGGGTGGGGCGCGCCCTGGGGGATCGTGGGGCGCCTTCAAGGCGCCTTCGAGGGGGCGGATGCCGTGGTCTTCGGGCACACCCACCGGGTCCTCAACGAGATGGAGAATGGGGTGCTCTACTTCAACCCGGGGAGTTTCAAGGGCGGATGGATCGCCGGGGGTGTGCGCAGCCTGGGGATCCTGGAGGCCGGGGACGGGATCCGCGGCCGGATCATCCGCCTCGAAAGCCGATGA